From Triticum urartu cultivar G1812 chromosome 2, Tu2.1, whole genome shotgun sequence, a single genomic window includes:
- the LOC125538616 gene encoding betaine aldehyde dehydrogenase → MAAPPAIPRRGLFIGGGWREPTLGRRIPVINPATEDTIGDIPAATAEDVELAVAAARSAFLLDGGSRWARASGATRAKYLNAIAAKIKEKISYLAWLETVDSGKPKDEAVADMDDVAACFEFYAGLAEALDGKQHAPISLPMEEFKTYVLKEPIGVVGLITPWNYPLLMATWKVAPALAAGCTAVLKPSELASLTCLELGAICEEIGLPSGVLNIITGLGPDAGAPIASHPHVDKIAFTGSTATGKTIMTAAAQMVKPVSLELGGKSPLVIFDDVADIDKAVEWAMFGCFFNSGQVCSATSRLLLHEKIAERFLDRLVEWAKNIKISDPLEEGCRLGSVISKGQYEKIKKFISTARSEGATILHGGDRPKHLGKGFFIEPTIITDVSTSMQIWREEVFGPVICVKVFKTESEAVELANDTHYGLAGGVISDDLQRCERIAKVIHSGIVWINCSQPTLVQAPWGGNKRSGFGRELGEWGLENYLSVKQVTRYCKDELYGWYQRPSKL, encoded by the exons ATGGCCGCGCCCCCAGCGATCCCGCGCCGCGGCCTCTTCATCGGCGGCGGGTGGCGCGAGCCCACCCTGGGCCGCCGCATCCCCGTCATCAACCCGGCCACCGAGGACACCATCG gcGACATCCCGGCAGCCACCGCGGAGGACGTCGAGCTCGCCGTCGCGGCGGCGCGGTCCGCGTTCCTGCTCGACGGCGGGAGCCGCTGGGCGCGCGCTTCCGGGGCGACGCGGGCCAAGTATCTGAACGCGATCGCCGCTAAG ATTAAAGAAAAGATATCGTATCTGGCATGGCTGGAGACAGTTGATTCTGGAAAGCCCAAGGATGAAGCAGTTGCGGACATG GACGATGTCGCTGCATGCTTTGAGTTCTATGCTGGTCTGGCTGAAGCCTTAGATGGTAAACAACATGCGCCAATCTCTCTGCCCATGGAAGAATTCAAGACCTATGTTCTTAAAGAACCCATCGGGGTTGTTGGACTCATCACTCCCTG GAACTATCCTCTGTTGATGGCTACTTGGAAGGTTGCACCTGCCCTGGCTGCTGGGTGTACAGCTGTGTTAAAACCATCTGAGCTGGCTTCTCT AACTTGCTTAGAGCTCGGCGCAATATGTGAAGAGATAGGACTGCCTTCAGGAGTTCTGAACATAATTACTGGTCTGGGCCCTGATGCTGGTGCTCCAATAGCTTCACATCCCCATGTGGATAAG ATTGCTTTTACAGGAAGTACCGCAACTGGTAAGACGATAATGACCGCTGCTGCCCAAATGGTTAAG CCTGTTTCATTAGAGCTTGGTGGCAAAAGTCCTCTTGTTATCTTTGATGATGTTGCTGACATTGACAAAG CTGTTGAATGGGCCATGTTTGGTTGTTTTTTCAATAGTGGTCAAGTTTGCAGTGCAACTTCTCGTCTACTTCTCCAT GAGAAAATTGCAGAGCGATTTTTAGATAGACTAGTTGAATGGGCAAAGAACATAAAAATCTCAGACCCACTGGAAGAAGGTTGCAGGCTGGGTTCAGTCATCAGTAAAGGGCAG TATGAAAAGATTAAGAAGTTCATCTCGACAGCAAGAAGTGAAGGTGCTACAATTTTGCATGGTGGTGACCGACCAAAG CATCTCGGAAAAGGGTTCTTTATTGAACCTACAATTATAACAGACGTTAGCACATCAATGCAAATTTGGAGAGAGGAAGTCTTTGGACCAGTCATCTGTGTCAAAGTATTCAAGACAGAGAGCGAAGCTGTAGAGCTTGCAAATGATACCCA CTATGGCTTGGCTGGTGGTGTGATCTCTGATGATCTACAGAGGTGTGAGCGCATTGCAAAG GTTATTCACTCAGGCATTGTTTGGATAAACTGCTCGCAACCGACCCTGGTTCAAGCTCCGTGGGGAGGGAACAAGCGGAGCGGTTTTGGCCGGGAGCTAGGAGAATG GGGCCTCGAGAACTACTTGAGCGTGAAGCAAGTCACCAGGTACTGCAAAGATGAGCTATACGGATGGTACCAGCGCCCATCCAAGCTGTAG